The proteins below are encoded in one region of Sebastes fasciatus isolate fSebFas1 chromosome 16, fSebFas1.pri, whole genome shotgun sequence:
- the shroom1 gene encoding protein Shroom1 isoform X3 → MDSYSFHFERMSNVDLHPLSLPVSRLSPAKSNSSIADQLAHHQHGKGDSAYSSFSGGSTAPDYPSPFLPDDLQSSSFGHYADLKYVKSIYNPTQVLQSDSKTMDQLYRSVEAISQQYRSTNVNHHNQNGSFHTNNKALSKKEVPPSQGAYPPVRPPPVPARLDSFIATKNLENSRVHHQGTEFQPQQPQPQQQPRPHNRLHAPKPDTAYPDTGKSSFNSDPVYSVWRGSQQPQAQQPPIYRPHLQPHDQTRGPLTPEYIFIPDNKADSEQQKSTNILSRSPPRGQAEHLKPRQSPSSGGCNGDHHNKPTGHFESQRKRSHSAHDWLGSEPTRPASPYNASQSFINSSIQHKGQFYFVTGLCKLSDSASVCGSESGSESSTVVETHRLRDKERSHSTMDNLFSSRSSSGLISDEREASQSKDMSSRSQDQENHRLPLISTQSSRSLDALEEIDMMQGRDISRHTANNPIFYCGPDRNCSPHSTKQTNNEQPNYHKREEQAKRGKRQPLGDVASERINKETTPLLYHLTGASRAALQPKKDADFSIKGKEAILNKASHEDVAINDEARPPKSDTSKNDREDVISVSCNTLDDSFKKYYKEKLKDAQSKVLKETSFKRRDLQLSWPHRIRQKPELRPTVIHAFSSSQDSETSTDTLTPSVTSEETERGSIKEEESQEERDKETEKENGRPANVAQPQVARIGGRKRLTPEQKKMCYSEPEKLNQIGRAPVHSACRSFGNESDGQFAVEGEEHVQQGEQGLVAARRKMFETRGRALSAPSSSKTNLKNLQHKALVAYMERKTGQKVAEPQQPEPQVPSPSRQRHSLGEKPFDWVPRPLSGNHEGKQKKLHRPHSAGRILDSSTSSLRYAQFFSAQSCSGQYAGQLIQSRWKENQGPSQGKSASVESLLEQPEPQSFFRNRSTSTPQAFQALDYEEDPLPVTTMETWSPQTNATEDSLIKPVPEGQQRVRVVAQRGKSMEELGASKLTRPSALSRSSEQLDQLWRDSTGPGEPDRDKRSVLVFAEVREAQGQDRGRKKQNVAEQAGKEPEIVGEKSTQGQTQNQTQKKSLLNSETGEEATVGTRNSSRSTSPASCSSSRARVHSGSPGSHGPGTDEFRSSRLPSETSSDPPSPRCLETSEREIKSTSSTPTQTKFPCENRPSSRVRTSPCVTGSETEQSVDEPSSDALQPDSNHEVSLSCGVTTDPSLWILPPEEEIKEEVQASPLTDVFADESTISAPPTQTSETSVSPCASVSDADISQQVEEEEKEEEEEENPEDEKPGENQEMEERGTPEGKTESVERPAERPQWEELVEAAVKADHSLARVLYPLSNRKTALMLMEQLLSEDTLLMEEHYKKKQEQKGAAESAEMVEAAEPPPCPSAPDSLKHQSTDPQSKADITEKKRLLACCIEERLHSLEETRGALQTEIQENVAHGKRLEVLVRERCLPVELERYNLFIGDLERVVSLLLCLSARLARVQNALSTVDQHTDAEDKQSLDSRHRLLCKQREDAKDLKDNLDRRENLVSTFLSRQLSAEQLQDYRRFVQTKASLLIRQKDLEEKQRLGEEQLEALSNYL, encoded by the exons ATGGATTCCTACAGCTTCCACTTTGAGAGAATGAGCAACGTGGACCTGCATCCTCTGAGCCTGCCTGTCAGCCGGCTCTCCCCAGCCAAGTCCAACAGCAGCATTGCCGACCAGCTTGCCCACCACCAGCACGGCAAAGGAGACTCCGCCTACAGCTCCTTCTCTGGCGGGTCCACCGCCCCAGACTACCCCTCGCCCTTCCTCCCAGACGACCTACAGTCCAGCTCCTTCGGCCACTATGCTGATCTTAAATACGTGAAGTCTATTTACAATCCGACCCAGGTTCTGCAGTCTGACTCAAAGACCATGGACCAGCTCTATCGCTCTGTGGAAGCTATCTCACAGCAGTACCGCAGCACTAATGTAAACCACCACAACCAAAATGGCAGTTTCCATACCAACAACAAAGCCCTCTCAAAAAAAGAGGTGCCTCCATCCCAAGGTGCTTACCCCCCTGTCCGTCCTCCTCCAGTCCCAGCACGCCTGGATAGTTTCATAGCCACAAAAAACTTGGAAAACAGCAGGGTCCACCATCAAGGCACTGAGTTTCAACCCCAGCAGCCACAGCCTCAACAACAGCCCAGACCCCACAACCGACTCCACGCCCCAAAACCTGACACGGCTTACCCAGATACAGGCAAATCCAGCTTCAATTCTGACCCAGTGTACTCAGTTTGGAGGGGCTCTCAACAACCACAGGCTCAGCAGCCGCCGATCTACCGACCCCACCTCCAGCCTCATGATCAAACCAGAGGGCCGTTGACCCCAGAGTACATTTTCATCCCGGATAACAAAGCTGACTCTGAGCAGCAGAAGTCAACAAACATCCTAAGCCGATCACCTCCCCGAGGCCAGGCTGAGCACCTGAAACCCAGACAGTCCCCGAGCAGCGGTGGATGTAACGGAGACCATCACAACAAGCCCACTGGACATTTTGAGAGTCAGCGCAAAAGGTCGCACTCGGCTCACGATTGGCTTGGTTCAGAGCCGACCAGACCCGCCAGCCCTTACAATGCCAGTCAGAGCTTTATCAACAGCAGCATCCAGCATAAGGGTCAGTTCTACTTTGTTACGGGACTGTGTAAGCTGTCTGACTCGGCATCTGTTTGTGGGTCTGAGTCTGGGAGTGAGAGCTCCACTGTGGTGGAGACACACCGGctgagagacaaagaaagatcCCACAGCACGATGGATAATTTGTTTAGCTCTCGCTCTTCCAGCGGTTTGATTTCAGATGAGAGAGAGGCTTCCCAGAGCAAGGACATGTCCTCCAGGAGCCAGGATCAGGAGAATCACAGACTGCCCCTCATCTCGACGCAGTCCTCTCGAAGCTTGGACGCCTTAGAAGAAATCGACATGATGCAGGGTCGAGATATCAGCCGCCACACTGCCAACAACCCTATATTCTACTGTGGACCTGACAGAAACTGCTCGCCACATTCaaccaaacaaaccaacaacgAACAGCCCAACTACCACAAGAGAGAGGAGCAGGCGAAGCGGGGGAAACGGCAGCCGTTGGGGGATGTAGCCAGCGAGAGGATAAACAAAGAAACAACCCCGCTTCTGTACCACCTCACTGGAGCCAGCAGAGCGGCCTTACAGCCTAAAAAGGATGCTGATTTCAGTATAAAAGGCAAGGAAGCAATCCTAAACAAAGCAAGTCATGAAGACGTGGCGATTAACGATGAGGCGAGACCTCCAAAAAGTGACACAAGCAAGAACGATAGAGAGGACGTCATCTCCGTTTCCTGTAACACCCTGGATGACTCGTTTAAAAAGTACTACAAAGAGAAGCTGAAGGACGCCCAGTCAAAAGTCCTAAAGGAGACGTCATTTAAAAGGAGGGACCTTCAGCTGTCGTGGCCACACCGCATCCGGCAAAAACCTGAGCTGAGGCCTACGGTGATTCACGCTTTCTCCTCATCACAGGACTCCGAGACGTCCACAGATACACTCACTCCCTCTGTGACCTccgaggagacagagagggggagcATCAAAGAAGAGGAGAGTCAGGAGGAGAGGGACAAAGAGACGGAAAAGGAAAACGGGAGACCGGCGAATGTGGCCCAGCCCCAGGTGGCACGCATCGGAGGCAGGAAGCGGTTGACTCCAGAGCAGAAGAAGATGTGCTACTCTGAACCGGAGAAACTCAACCAGATTGGCAGGGCTCCCGTCCACTCTGCATGCCGCTCCTTTGGCAACGAAAGCGACGGCCAGTTTGCAGTCGAGGGAGAGGAGCATGTGCAGCAAGGAGAGCAGGGACTGGTTGCAGCGCGAAGGAAGATGTTTGAGACGAGAGGTAGAGCGCTGTCAGCTCCCAGCTCTTCAAAGACAAACTTAAAGAATCTGCAGCACAAGGCCCTGGTGGCGTACATGGAGCGTAAGACGGGCCAGAAAGTGGCTGAGCCGCAGCAACCAGAGCCTCAGGTACCGTCTCCATCCAGACAGAGACACTCTCTGGGAGAGAAACCCTTCGACTGGGTTCCCAGGCCTCTATCAGGAAATCATGAAGGCAAGCAGAAGAAGCTCCACAGACCCCACTCTGCAGGCCGCATCCTTGACTCCTCCACCAGCTCCCTCAG GTACGCCCAGTTCTTCTCAGCTCAGTCTTGTTCAGGCCAATATGCCGGCCAATTGATTCAGTCCAGATGGAAGGAGAACCAAGGTCCATCTCAGGGGAAGTCCGCCTCAGTGGAGAGTCTTTTGGAGCAGCCAGAACCACAGAGTTTCTTCAGGAACAGATCCACATCCACACCACAAGCATTTCAG GCTCTAGACTATGAGGAGGATCCATTACCAGTTACTACTATGGAGACCTGGAG TCCCCAGACGAATGCCACGGAGGACTCCTTAATAAAGCCAGTCCCTGAGGGCCAGCAGCGTGTCCGTGTGGTCGCACAGCGGGGGAAGTCCATGGAAGAGCTCGGGGCATCAAAGTTAACAAGACCATCAGCCCTGAGTAGAAGTTCTGAGCAGCTGGACCAACTGTGGAGGGATTCGACTGGACCAGGAGAACCGGACAGAGACAAGAGGAGCGTTTTAGTCTTTGCTGAAGTCAGAGAAGCCCAGGGGCAGGACCGAGGGAGGAAGAAGCAAAATGTAGCAGAGCAAGCGGGGAAAGAACCAGAGATTGTTGGTGAGAAGAGCACTCAGGGACAAACCCAAAACCAAACCCAGAAAAAGTCTTTGTTGAACTCAGAAACAGGGGAGGAAGCCACAGTAGGAACAAGGAACTCGAGTAGATCCACCTCCCCGGCCTCTTGCTCCTCATCCCGGGCCAGGGTTCACTCTGGATCTCCTGGTTCTCACGGCCCGGGCACAGATGAGTTCAGGTCCAGCAGACTGCCCAGTGAGACTTCATCTGACCCACCTTCCCCCAGATGTCTAGAGACCAGTGAGAGGGAGATCAAGTCCACCTCGTCCACCCCCACACAGACAAAGTTTCCTTGTGAGAACCGGCCTAGCTCCAG AGTGAGGACTTCTCCGTGTGTGACTGGATCAGAGACAGAGCAGTCGGTGGATGAACCGAGCAGTGACGCCCTGCAGCCCGATTCAAACCACGAAGTGTCTCTGAGCTGCGGCGTCACCACAGATCCATCGCTGTGGATTCTCCCTCCAGAGGAAGAGATCAAAGAGGAAGTCCAGGCTTCGCCGCTGACAGACGTTTTTGCCGACGAGTCCACCATCTCGGCCCCTCCGACGCAGACAAGCGAAACCTCTGTGTCTCCCTGCGCCTCCGTCTCCGACGCAGACATCAGTcagcaggtggaggaggaggagaaggaggaggaggaggaagaaaatcCAGAAGATGAGAAGCCGGGAGAGAAccaggagatggaggagaggggaACACCGGAGGGAAAGACGGAGAGCGTGGAGAGGCCCGCCGAGAGACCTCAGTGGGAGGAGCTGGTAGAAGCGGCAGTCAAGGCCGACCATTCGCTGGCCAGAGTGCTCTACCCGCTGTCCAATCGTAAAACAGCGCTGATgctgatggagcagctgctgtcAGAGGACACTCTGCTGATGGAGGAGCACTACAAGAAGAAACAGGAGCAGAAAGGAGCAGCAGAAAg CGCTGAAATGGTCGAAGCAGCTGAACCACCTCCGTGTCCTTCTGCTCCTGACAGCCTTAAACATCAGAGTACAGACCCGCAGAGCAAAGCTGACATCACTGAGAAAAAG CGCCTGTTAGCGTGCTGTATCGAGGAGCGTCTGCATTCGCTGGAGGAGACACGTGGCGCCCTGCAGACAGAGATCCAGGAGAACGTGGCCCACGGAAAGCGTCTGGAGGTGCTGGTCCGGGAGCGCTGTCTGCCCGTGGAGCTGGAGCGGTACAACCTGTTCATAGGCGACCTGGAGAGGGTGGTCAGCCTGctgctgtgtctgtctgctcgGCTGGCCAGGGTGCAGAACGCCCTGAGCACCGTCGACCAGCACACAGATGCCGAGGACAAG CAATCTCTGGACAGTCGCCACCGTCTGCTCTGCAAACAGAGGGAGGACGCCAAAGACCTGAAAGACAACCTGGACCGGAGGGAGAACCTGGTCTCCACCTTCCTGTCGCGCCAGCTGTCCGCCGAGCAGCTGCAGGACTACCGGCGCTTCGTGCAGACCAAGGCCTCGCTGCTCATCAGGCAGAAGGACCTGGAGGAGAAACAGAGGCTGGgagaggagcagctggaggcGCTCTCCAACTACCTGTGA
- the shroom1 gene encoding protein Shroom1 isoform X1: MDSYSFHFERMSNVDLHPLSLPVSRLSPAKSNSSIADQLAHHQHGKGDSAYSSFSGGSTAPDYPSPFLPDDLQSSSFGHYADLKYVKSIYNPTQVLQSDSKTMDQLYRSVEAISQQYRSTNVNHHNQNGSFHTNNKALSKKEVPPSQGAYPPVRPPPVPARLDSFIATKNLENSRVHHQGTEFQPQQPQPQQQPRPHNRLHAPKPDTAYPDTGKSSFNSDPVYSVWRGSQQPQAQQPPIYRPHLQPHDQTRGPLTPEYIFIPDNKADSEQQKSTNILSRSPPRGQAEHLKPRQSPSSGGCNGDHHNKPTGHFESQRKRSHSAHDWLGSEPTRPASPYNASQSFINSSIQHKGQFYFVTGLCKLSDSASVCGSESGSESSTVVETHRLRDKERSHSTMDNLFSSRSSSGLISDEREASQSKDMSSRSQDQENHRLPLISTQSSRSLDALEEIDMMQGRDISRHTANNPIFYCGPDRNCSPHSTKQTNNEQPNYHKREEQAKRGKRQPLGDVASERINKETTPLLYHLTGASRAALQPKKDADFSIKGKEAILNKASHEDVAINDEARPPKSDTSKNDREDVISVSCNTLDDSFKKYYKEKLKDAQSKVLKETSFKRRDLQLSWPHRIRQKPELRPTVIHAFSSSQDSETSTDTLTPSVTSEETERGSIKEEESQEERDKETEKENGRPANVAQPQVARIGGRKRLTPEQKKMCYSEPEKLNQIGRAPVHSACRSFGNESDGQFAVEGEEHVQQGEQGLVAARRKMFETRGRALSAPSSSKTNLKNLQHKALVAYMERKTGQKVAEPQQPEPQVPSPSRQRHSLGEKPFDWVPRPLSGNHEGKQKKLHRPHSAGRILDSSTSSLRYAQFFSAQSCSGQYAGQLIQSRWKENQGPSQGKSASVESLLEQPEPQSFFRNRSTSTPQAFQALDYEEDPLPVTTMETWSPQTNATEDSLIKPVPEGQQRVRVVAQRGKSMEELGASKLTRPSALSRSSEQLDQLWRDSTGPGEPDRDKRSVLVFAEVREAQGQDRGRKKQNVAEQAGKEPEIVGEKSTQGQTQNQTQKKSLLNSETGEEATVGTRNSSRSTSPASCSSSRARVHSGSPGSHGPGTDEFRSSRLPSETSSDPPSPRCLETSEREIKSTSSTPTQTKFPCENRPSSSRVRTSPCVTGSETEQSVDEPSSDALQPDSNHEVSLSCGVTTDPSLWILPPEEEIKEEVQASPLTDVFADESTISAPPTQTSETSVSPCASVSDADISQQVEEEEKEEEEEENPEDEKPGENQEMEERGTPEGKTESVERPAERPQWEELVEAAVKADHSLARVLYPLSNRKTALMLMEQLLSEDTLLMEEHYKKKQEQKGAAESAEMVEAAEPPPCPSAPDSLKHQSTDPQSKADITEKKRLLACCIEERLHSLEETRGALQTEIQENVAHGKRLEVLVRERCLPVELERYNLFIGDLERVVSLLLCLSARLARVQNALSTVDQHTDAEDKQSLDSRHRLLCKQREDAKDLKDNLDRRENLVSTFLSRQLSAEQLQDYRRFVQTKASLLIRQKDLEEKQRLGEEQLEALSNYL; encoded by the exons ATGGATTCCTACAGCTTCCACTTTGAGAGAATGAGCAACGTGGACCTGCATCCTCTGAGCCTGCCTGTCAGCCGGCTCTCCCCAGCCAAGTCCAACAGCAGCATTGCCGACCAGCTTGCCCACCACCAGCACGGCAAAGGAGACTCCGCCTACAGCTCCTTCTCTGGCGGGTCCACCGCCCCAGACTACCCCTCGCCCTTCCTCCCAGACGACCTACAGTCCAGCTCCTTCGGCCACTATGCTGATCTTAAATACGTGAAGTCTATTTACAATCCGACCCAGGTTCTGCAGTCTGACTCAAAGACCATGGACCAGCTCTATCGCTCTGTGGAAGCTATCTCACAGCAGTACCGCAGCACTAATGTAAACCACCACAACCAAAATGGCAGTTTCCATACCAACAACAAAGCCCTCTCAAAAAAAGAGGTGCCTCCATCCCAAGGTGCTTACCCCCCTGTCCGTCCTCCTCCAGTCCCAGCACGCCTGGATAGTTTCATAGCCACAAAAAACTTGGAAAACAGCAGGGTCCACCATCAAGGCACTGAGTTTCAACCCCAGCAGCCACAGCCTCAACAACAGCCCAGACCCCACAACCGACTCCACGCCCCAAAACCTGACACGGCTTACCCAGATACAGGCAAATCCAGCTTCAATTCTGACCCAGTGTACTCAGTTTGGAGGGGCTCTCAACAACCACAGGCTCAGCAGCCGCCGATCTACCGACCCCACCTCCAGCCTCATGATCAAACCAGAGGGCCGTTGACCCCAGAGTACATTTTCATCCCGGATAACAAAGCTGACTCTGAGCAGCAGAAGTCAACAAACATCCTAAGCCGATCACCTCCCCGAGGCCAGGCTGAGCACCTGAAACCCAGACAGTCCCCGAGCAGCGGTGGATGTAACGGAGACCATCACAACAAGCCCACTGGACATTTTGAGAGTCAGCGCAAAAGGTCGCACTCGGCTCACGATTGGCTTGGTTCAGAGCCGACCAGACCCGCCAGCCCTTACAATGCCAGTCAGAGCTTTATCAACAGCAGCATCCAGCATAAGGGTCAGTTCTACTTTGTTACGGGACTGTGTAAGCTGTCTGACTCGGCATCTGTTTGTGGGTCTGAGTCTGGGAGTGAGAGCTCCACTGTGGTGGAGACACACCGGctgagagacaaagaaagatcCCACAGCACGATGGATAATTTGTTTAGCTCTCGCTCTTCCAGCGGTTTGATTTCAGATGAGAGAGAGGCTTCCCAGAGCAAGGACATGTCCTCCAGGAGCCAGGATCAGGAGAATCACAGACTGCCCCTCATCTCGACGCAGTCCTCTCGAAGCTTGGACGCCTTAGAAGAAATCGACATGATGCAGGGTCGAGATATCAGCCGCCACACTGCCAACAACCCTATATTCTACTGTGGACCTGACAGAAACTGCTCGCCACATTCaaccaaacaaaccaacaacgAACAGCCCAACTACCACAAGAGAGAGGAGCAGGCGAAGCGGGGGAAACGGCAGCCGTTGGGGGATGTAGCCAGCGAGAGGATAAACAAAGAAACAACCCCGCTTCTGTACCACCTCACTGGAGCCAGCAGAGCGGCCTTACAGCCTAAAAAGGATGCTGATTTCAGTATAAAAGGCAAGGAAGCAATCCTAAACAAAGCAAGTCATGAAGACGTGGCGATTAACGATGAGGCGAGACCTCCAAAAAGTGACACAAGCAAGAACGATAGAGAGGACGTCATCTCCGTTTCCTGTAACACCCTGGATGACTCGTTTAAAAAGTACTACAAAGAGAAGCTGAAGGACGCCCAGTCAAAAGTCCTAAAGGAGACGTCATTTAAAAGGAGGGACCTTCAGCTGTCGTGGCCACACCGCATCCGGCAAAAACCTGAGCTGAGGCCTACGGTGATTCACGCTTTCTCCTCATCACAGGACTCCGAGACGTCCACAGATACACTCACTCCCTCTGTGACCTccgaggagacagagagggggagcATCAAAGAAGAGGAGAGTCAGGAGGAGAGGGACAAAGAGACGGAAAAGGAAAACGGGAGACCGGCGAATGTGGCCCAGCCCCAGGTGGCACGCATCGGAGGCAGGAAGCGGTTGACTCCAGAGCAGAAGAAGATGTGCTACTCTGAACCGGAGAAACTCAACCAGATTGGCAGGGCTCCCGTCCACTCTGCATGCCGCTCCTTTGGCAACGAAAGCGACGGCCAGTTTGCAGTCGAGGGAGAGGAGCATGTGCAGCAAGGAGAGCAGGGACTGGTTGCAGCGCGAAGGAAGATGTTTGAGACGAGAGGTAGAGCGCTGTCAGCTCCCAGCTCTTCAAAGACAAACTTAAAGAATCTGCAGCACAAGGCCCTGGTGGCGTACATGGAGCGTAAGACGGGCCAGAAAGTGGCTGAGCCGCAGCAACCAGAGCCTCAGGTACCGTCTCCATCCAGACAGAGACACTCTCTGGGAGAGAAACCCTTCGACTGGGTTCCCAGGCCTCTATCAGGAAATCATGAAGGCAAGCAGAAGAAGCTCCACAGACCCCACTCTGCAGGCCGCATCCTTGACTCCTCCACCAGCTCCCTCAG GTACGCCCAGTTCTTCTCAGCTCAGTCTTGTTCAGGCCAATATGCCGGCCAATTGATTCAGTCCAGATGGAAGGAGAACCAAGGTCCATCTCAGGGGAAGTCCGCCTCAGTGGAGAGTCTTTTGGAGCAGCCAGAACCACAGAGTTTCTTCAGGAACAGATCCACATCCACACCACAAGCATTTCAG GCTCTAGACTATGAGGAGGATCCATTACCAGTTACTACTATGGAGACCTGGAG TCCCCAGACGAATGCCACGGAGGACTCCTTAATAAAGCCAGTCCCTGAGGGCCAGCAGCGTGTCCGTGTGGTCGCACAGCGGGGGAAGTCCATGGAAGAGCTCGGGGCATCAAAGTTAACAAGACCATCAGCCCTGAGTAGAAGTTCTGAGCAGCTGGACCAACTGTGGAGGGATTCGACTGGACCAGGAGAACCGGACAGAGACAAGAGGAGCGTTTTAGTCTTTGCTGAAGTCAGAGAAGCCCAGGGGCAGGACCGAGGGAGGAAGAAGCAAAATGTAGCAGAGCAAGCGGGGAAAGAACCAGAGATTGTTGGTGAGAAGAGCACTCAGGGACAAACCCAAAACCAAACCCAGAAAAAGTCTTTGTTGAACTCAGAAACAGGGGAGGAAGCCACAGTAGGAACAAGGAACTCGAGTAGATCCACCTCCCCGGCCTCTTGCTCCTCATCCCGGGCCAGGGTTCACTCTGGATCTCCTGGTTCTCACGGCCCGGGCACAGATGAGTTCAGGTCCAGCAGACTGCCCAGTGAGACTTCATCTGACCCACCTTCCCCCAGATGTCTAGAGACCAGTGAGAGGGAGATCAAGTCCACCTCGTCCACCCCCACACAGACAAAGTTTCCTTGTGAGAACCGGCCTAGCTCCAG TAGAGTGAGGACTTCTCCGTGTGTGACTGGATCAGAGACAGAGCAGTCGGTGGATGAACCGAGCAGTGACGCCCTGCAGCCCGATTCAAACCACGAAGTGTCTCTGAGCTGCGGCGTCACCACAGATCCATCGCTGTGGATTCTCCCTCCAGAGGAAGAGATCAAAGAGGAAGTCCAGGCTTCGCCGCTGACAGACGTTTTTGCCGACGAGTCCACCATCTCGGCCCCTCCGACGCAGACAAGCGAAACCTCTGTGTCTCCCTGCGCCTCCGTCTCCGACGCAGACATCAGTcagcaggtggaggaggaggagaaggaggaggaggaggaagaaaatcCAGAAGATGAGAAGCCGGGAGAGAAccaggagatggaggagaggggaACACCGGAGGGAAAGACGGAGAGCGTGGAGAGGCCCGCCGAGAGACCTCAGTGGGAGGAGCTGGTAGAAGCGGCAGTCAAGGCCGACCATTCGCTGGCCAGAGTGCTCTACCCGCTGTCCAATCGTAAAACAGCGCTGATgctgatggagcagctgctgtcAGAGGACACTCTGCTGATGGAGGAGCACTACAAGAAGAAACAGGAGCAGAAAGGAGCAGCAGAAAg CGCTGAAATGGTCGAAGCAGCTGAACCACCTCCGTGTCCTTCTGCTCCTGACAGCCTTAAACATCAGAGTACAGACCCGCAGAGCAAAGCTGACATCACTGAGAAAAAG CGCCTGTTAGCGTGCTGTATCGAGGAGCGTCTGCATTCGCTGGAGGAGACACGTGGCGCCCTGCAGACAGAGATCCAGGAGAACGTGGCCCACGGAAAGCGTCTGGAGGTGCTGGTCCGGGAGCGCTGTCTGCCCGTGGAGCTGGAGCGGTACAACCTGTTCATAGGCGACCTGGAGAGGGTGGTCAGCCTGctgctgtgtctgtctgctcgGCTGGCCAGGGTGCAGAACGCCCTGAGCACCGTCGACCAGCACACAGATGCCGAGGACAAG CAATCTCTGGACAGTCGCCACCGTCTGCTCTGCAAACAGAGGGAGGACGCCAAAGACCTGAAAGACAACCTGGACCGGAGGGAGAACCTGGTCTCCACCTTCCTGTCGCGCCAGCTGTCCGCCGAGCAGCTGCAGGACTACCGGCGCTTCGTGCAGACCAAGGCCTCGCTGCTCATCAGGCAGAAGGACCTGGAGGAGAAACAGAGGCTGGgagaggagcagctggaggcGCTCTCCAACTACCTGTGA